Proteins encoded by one window of Kineosporia sp. NBRC 101731:
- a CDS encoding sugar ABC transporter permease, translating into MTVITAKGSPATRVPTSSKRRRFRRDQIGWLFVLPFLVVFLTFLVAPLLYAGYLSLYTKGLATGTTFAGFDNYTRAFSDPAFRKGLWLVVRFSLVVIPLQIGVALVAALLLDEITGRLASFSRLMIFLPYAVPAVIGALMWGFLYSPSFGPMEQIASLFNVQAPFLLSQGNIFYGLLNIVTWQWSGYYMIIIYAALKSIDSSLYEAARLDGANARQIALRIKVPLVTSALVLILIFSLIGTLQFFTEPQIVSPIANGSVTPEFTPNIYAFNLAFRYAQFNYASAISFSLGFVVFLAVAIFTFATRKRGGLFT; encoded by the coding sequence ATGACCGTCATCACCGCGAAAGGCTCCCCGGCTACCCGGGTGCCCACATCGTCCAAACGTAGACGCTTTCGCCGGGACCAGATCGGCTGGCTGTTCGTCCTGCCCTTCCTGGTGGTCTTCCTGACCTTCCTGGTGGCGCCTCTGCTCTACGCCGGATACCTGAGCCTTTACACCAAGGGCCTGGCCACCGGCACCACCTTCGCCGGGTTCGACAACTACACCCGGGCGTTCAGTGACCCGGCGTTCCGCAAGGGCCTCTGGCTGGTGGTCCGGTTCAGCCTGGTGGTGATCCCGCTGCAGATCGGGGTGGCGCTGGTCGCCGCCCTGCTGCTGGACGAGATCACCGGTCGGCTGGCCAGTTTCAGCCGGCTGATGATCTTCCTGCCGTACGCCGTGCCGGCTGTGATCGGAGCCCTGATGTGGGGCTTCCTCTACAGCCCGAGCTTCGGCCCGATGGAGCAGATCGCCTCGTTGTTCAACGTGCAGGCACCGTTCCTGCTCAGTCAGGGCAACATCTTCTACGGTCTGCTGAACATCGTCACCTGGCAGTGGTCCGGCTACTACATGATCATCATCTACGCGGCCCTGAAGAGCATCGACTCCTCGCTCTACGAGGCGGCGCGGCTCGACGGCGCCAACGCCCGGCAGATCGCCCTGCGGATCAAGGTTCCGCTGGTCACGTCGGCACTCGTGCTGATCCTGATCTTCTCGCTGATCGGCACCCTGCAGTTCTTCACCGAACCGCAGATCGTCAGCCCGATCGCGAACGGCTCGGTGACACCGGAGTTCACGCCGAACATCTACGCGTTCAACCTGGCCTTCCGGTACGCGCAGTTCAACTACGCCTCGGCCATCTCGTTCTCGCTCGGGTTCGTGGTGTTCCTGGCGGTGGCGATCTTCACCTTCGCCACCCGTAAGCGAGGAGGGCTGTTCACATGA